A region from the Lepidochelys kempii isolate rLepKem1 chromosome 16, rLepKem1.hap2, whole genome shotgun sequence genome encodes:
- the LOC140899372 gene encoding sperm acrosome membrane-associated protein 3-like has translation MAALVLLSIVACLLVGNMGKIFRRCELAQVLHQAGMDGFRGYSLADWLCMAFHESRFNTDTVDHEADGSTDNGIFQINSRQWCDDYKRSARNLCHMHCSDLLTSNINDDIVCAMQIVQQPRGMGAWLAWRKHCEGHDLSQWVEGCNVGSR, from the exons ATGGCAGCGCTCGTGCTCCTGTCCATCGTGGCCTGCCTCCTTGTGGGGAACATGGGAAAGATCTTCCGGCGCTGCGAGCTGGCCCAGGTGCTGCACCAGGCAGGGATGGATGGGTTCCGAGGCTACAGCCTGGCTGATT GGCTGTGCATGGCGTTCCATGAAAGCCGGTTCAACACGGACACCGTGGATCATGAAGCTGATGGCAGCACTGACAACGGCATCTTCCAGATCAACAGCCGCCAGTGGTGTGATGACTATAAGCGCTCCGCCCGGAACCTCTGTCACATGCACTGCAGTG aTTTGCTGACCAGTAACATCAACGATGACATCGTGTGTGCCATGCAGATTGTGCAACAGCCAAGGGGAATGGGGGCCTG GCTGGCCTGGAGGAAACACTGTGAGGGCCATGACCTCTCACAGTGGGTGGAAGGATGCAATGTGGGAAGTAGATGA